A single region of the Salmo salar chromosome ssa16, Ssal_v3.1, whole genome shotgun sequence genome encodes:
- the plin1 gene encoding perilipin-1 isoform X2, producing MAPEKTASTKAQEQDNVFVRLLRLPAVSSTCEVIERTYTSTKQTHPLLCSVCGVYERGARTASSLAAWSIQPAIDRLETQLVAANNLACKGLDHLEEKIPALQYPPEKLASGIVDAVTSTVQTAKEGIASPIAGTSDRVLSMASSWLQLTRSAFSDGFSYVLSSKPVHLAGEGADTALTLAESLVNYVLPGSSEENESAALWEQESGVSAPGLQPSYRRLGALASTVCRRAYNQTAATLQHAKSQGQDLVTHISGVSPLTEYAMKNLEAVETVGLFFQSSVMGFFSWEEQRDRSRETEAEFQKRGGGLQRLVSGLGYQLQINYMLVVSSVKSAPQTTFGLAKNGLGALLETVGSARERVVNSISYYVMDCSKQGHVCVMLRVPLLVYSMFHDRL from the exons ATGGCTCCAGAGAAAACAGCATCCACCAAAGCCCAGGAACAG GACAATGTGTTTGTCAGACTCCTAAGACTACCTGCAGTGAGCTCTACCTGTGAGGTTATTGAGAGGACCTACACTAGCACCAAGCAGACCCACCCGCTCCTCTGTTCTGTGTGTGGGGTGTATGAGAGGGGGGCCAGGACCGCCAGCAGTCTGGCAGCGTGGAGCATCCAGCCTGCCATCGACCGACTGGAGACCCAGC TTGTTGCTGCCAACAATCTGGCCTGTAAAGGGCTGGATCATCTGGAGGAGAAGATCCCAGCTCTGCAGTATCCCCCTGAGAAG CTGGCGTCTGGCATAGTGGATGCAGTCACCTCTACAGTGCAGACAGCTAAGGAGGGCATCGCCAGCCCCATCGCTGGCACCTCAGACAGGGTGCTCAGCATGGCATCCAGTTGGCTCCAGTTGACCAGGAGTGCCTTCAGTGATGGCTTTAGCTATGTCCTGAGCAGCAAGCCTGTCCACCTTGCAGGGGAGGGAGCAGACACTGCACTGACCCTGGCTGAGAGTCTGGTCAACTATGTTCTGCCTGGATCCTCTGAGGAGAATG AGTCGGCTGCTTTGTGGGAGCAGGAGTCTGGTGTCAGTGCTCCTGGCCTTCAGCCCAGCTACAGGAGGCTTGGGGCTCTGGCCAGCACAGTGTGTCGACGTGCCTACAATCAGACAGCAGCAACGCTCCAACACGCCAAGAGTCAAGGTCAGGACCTGGTCACACACATCTCCGGTGTGTCTCCACTG ACTGAATATGCCATGAAGAACCTTGAGGCTGTGGAAACAGTGGGCCTGTTCTTTCAGAGCTCAGTGATGGGATTCTTCAGTtgggaggagcagagagacaggagcagagagacagaagcagagTTTCAGAAG AGAGGTGGTGGGCTGCAGCGCCTGGTGAGTGGCCTTGGTTATCAACtgcagattaactacatgttagTTGTGTCCAGTGTGAAGAGTGCCCCTCAGACCACCTTTGGCTTGGCTAAGAACGGGCTGGGTGCCCTGTTGGAGACCGTGGGCAGTGCCCGGGAGCGTGTGGTGAACAGCATCTCCTATTATGTTATG